Genomic DNA from Lactuca sativa cultivar Salinas chromosome 8, Lsat_Salinas_v11, whole genome shotgun sequence:
ATTTTACcattatttaaaacattttgtTATTTCATTACCCTTTGCTAAGAATGGTGAAACTCAGTAGAAAATTTTTGAAGGATTCAAACAGAACTGAAATACTGAATTCCATCCATTTGGGAACCAAACAAGCAATACatagaatggaatcacgaattccaattccatcaaaattgtAATTGTGGAACATACCGTAAGATTTTTTAGGAGCTGTTCAGAAACATCCTTCTCCCCATAAGATTTTGGATGCCATTTTCCTTCTGACCAATCAACATGTGTCACTGACCAATTTGAAATTCCATTTGGATCATGCATCtgaacattaaaaaaaatcataaattttataaaacccATGAACAGAAGGTCAACGAGGGGTAAAAATGGAATTTGTAAATGTTCTCACATGGAAAAAGGTTGGCAAGTAGTGTTCATCAGAATAGCAATTCCGTTGTCCATCCATGCCAGGCTGTAAtgtaaaagaaaaacataaatgaagcagattaaataaataataatcttgaaaaattttcaaacctaagtataaaaaattaaaaatacaccCACCCTGCAATAATCTCTGAACTTTGCATAATAAAGATAATCAGCCATGATTATAACTGCATGTTGTCTCTTCATTGTAAACCACTGCACAAAAttcaacattaaaaaaaattataaaaagaaaattaatcTTCCTACCCGTTTTTTAATGATTTTATCAATTTGAAATATATTATAGCATAATGTTTTTTTAGTCTTGTAATGCATGACACATGGAACCTTATAGATCTAGAAACACATTTAAAGATTTATAAAATACCTGAGCACCCTTTCTAAAGAATTTCTTCTCAACTTCAGGTAACATATGTTCAGAGTACCTTCCACTTCCATGTGGGCCAGGGTCCTCAAAGCTGGAAAGAATATAAAACAATGTTATTAagaattaatgtttttttaaagaATGAGTTTACTATAATTTCTAATGTAAATTTAAAAGTGTTGTGGATACCTGTCAATGAAGCTGATATTTGTGTACATGAGATAATTGTACACATAGTCAAAATCACGCAGTGGTACACAACTGAaatataacaaaaagaaaaagaaaatatcaaTAACAAAAATCAAAAACCAAGAAAAATGAGGGAGAGATTGTGTTGTGACTTGTGACCTATCAGAAAGTAAAACAAAGTGTTGATTATCAGGATCCTTCAATGCATTTGCTAAAAGTCGTTTTTCTGCATCAACCATTGAAATTTTCCCCCAATCTACCTGTCCAAGACATTAATATGATAATTAAGTTCATGTTTCAATCACTATCAAATAAaaagtataaataaaaataaaagtaaaaaaataaaaaaacaaaccgAGCCACTGCGAATTTCTTTATTGATGAAATAACGACTGGTGTGAACTGGTTTTTCTTTGGATGCGTGAACATGGATTGAAAATCTACCTTCATGACCCTacatacatttaaaaaaaaaaggtgtCACTAGATGACATATATGCATATGATGACCAAATGTTATATgttataactaatgtttaaaaaatatttgagaaaatgaCATCACACATGGggaaaacaaacaacaccttagtgtTAGTTTTGATGGATGGAATTGAACGAGTTATTACAACATTCCATTCCTTACCCAATTCCATTCCTTTCCCCAATTCCATTCTTAGCAAATATGATCTTAGAATTCAAAACGGGAAAAGAATTTTAAATGTATTACATTACATACCTGAAAAAACCTGTCCCACAACTTCTCAAAAGGCAATGATCCAGGGCTCAAGAACATAAAAGCAATCTTGGGATTTTTGGAATGAATTGGAGGGGCATTCAAAATGCTACTAATTACCACACGAGAAGCTATCTCATCATCACTAAATTCTCTTATAGGAGGAGGAAGCCAACTAGAAAACGTCTCACAACCAGAAGAAGAGAAGATATAACAGGCACTAGAAGTTTGAGGTGGATAAATATAAGCAACAACTAAAAACATGCAAACCAATGAAATCAATACAAGTATCCATGTTGGCTTTTTTAATTGGTGACCACGATGACGTGGCGGAGGCAAGATCTGCATGTCTTTCATGCCTAAACGCCACGCCTTTGCTAACTTCATTTAGATTCTATGCATCACACGATTATGTCCACAAGATTATTTGACCCTTTTTGACAATGGTCAATAAGCTCAAAGATTCTAAAGAAAAAAGCCCACCAAATCACTTCAAGATCAAGATTCACATATCAACCTGAAAACAAGAAAATTAGCATTGTCAGATCTGTCGATCTTGAAAACTACATCACAACAAATTTGAGATTCGAACAACAACAATACAAAGATCCCAATAGAGGAAAGCAGATACTAGCAATAAAGCAAAGTATAGACAATGACATATACTACTTACAATACTCATATACTAAATCTTTAGAATGGATCTTTAAAAATTGCTTCTAAATTATTGATCATTGATCTTGGAAAGCACGAATCAGATTGAACAAACAAATTCAGACTGTTTTAGAGTATTGTATTGTTAAATTTGTGTTAGCTCAATTGGGTATTTGGATATACACACTTTTAACATATCATCCCTTTGAAGCATAAGGTTCAAGAAGATACTTGAAGCAACAGGAATCTATAAAACGACAATTGGAGGATTAAAGATAAATGGATACAAAAGAAGATGAAGTGGATCAAAGGGGTAGATGCCTTCGCAACCTAAAAAAGCAAAGCTTATAGAAGGTACAAACTATAAAAGATGGAAGTCAGACCCACCCTTTCTAAGTCAACGAGACCAAATCCAACTCCCAACACAGACATGCGTACATAAACACGAAACATTCATGTCTTCGAATCCCTAATTCCCACACGCAATATACATGTGTTTGTttgcacacacacatatatgtatatatataatccaACGTAACACCTGGGTTGAAGCATTGAGCGATAACCCAGAAAAAAAGATCAAATCTTTATTCGAATTTGAAACCTCATTGACCAATGACTATTCAAACGTTTCAAGATGAAATCTAACTAAAATAAATCGGAATTAAAACTCCCAAGAAATTGGGGATTATTCAAAAATCACGTTAAACTAAAAGATACCTGATTCACGCGATATTTTATCTGAATCGACTGTTTCTTTCAAAGTAATCTTCAATGAGAAAAGATCGCTCAATGGGCTCTAAGATCTGAAAACAAGTCGAAGGAAGAGGGATATCTGTAATTTCGCAAGATGGGTGTGCGTATATATATAATTGGATCAACTTGTGGAATGGGGGGTAAGTCGATTCGTCCCTCTTCTCTCTCTGTCGATATAAAATGTATCTGTATGATTGCTGCTGCGTGTTTTAATAGAGAGTCCAAGCACAATAATATTTCAGCCGGCGATTTTTGGGACAATGGGTTTGGGTCATGTTTGTTCTCAACAACTTGAGATAAATAATTAACAAGTAAAAAAGATTAATCACCCTTCGGAATTTTGACCAATTGCATTCTATTATGGGTTGCTAAGTCAGATACATGACTTGTCAATATTCAAGATTCAACGCTTATTCCTTTCCAATTATGTGATTTAATATTGCTTCATGCATTCAATTTATAAGTTTTGCAATTTGAAAGAAAATTTCTTAGGGGATGTCAACGTTGAAAGAGTCCCGAGTTTTGTgttttttaaagttatatatttaGGGTCTTTGTGATGTTGGAAAATATAGCCTTTGGATTATCTTGTAATATTtaaagtaaattacatgaataatCATTGTGGTTTTGAACggggtttttcaaaaaaaaaaaaaaaaaaaaaaaaaaaaactatatttatatttttttcgttttaaaccaaaaattatttttattgccAAAAAAACGTAAAGTTTTTCGATTCCTTGTTATTTCATCTTGTAATTGGGTGTGTAGGTTACCAACTAGTAACACCGGTAACACGTCAATCATGTATTCTTTATCACACTAACTTGTTCATTCCTAACTTTCATCACCTACTTTACCTCCATTATCACCTCCTTAGAGCTTTCATCAACATCATCCACCATCGACGCTTCTTTCGTGTCTCATCGTCTTTCACCTAATTTCCATCTCTCCACCGTGCCTGAAGCCATTGTGGTGGTTAGGTTTTCCATAGAATCAACATTTCTTAAAATTAGTGTTTATCTCTTATTGGATTTCTCTTCCTCAACAGACAACTTTATCTCCTCTACCATCTCAGCTTGATCGTCGATGAGTTATATTATGCTATGTATCCCTTCCGATTCCACATGTACCTTAAGAGTGATATCATGAGCTTAGATGTCGTCATCAAGCTCACATACATCGAACACCATGGCTTCAACTCTCTGATTGTGCCTCTTGGATGACATTATACAGGTTGCCCAATCTCAATTGTCATCTAAACTTGGTTGTTATTAATCTTGTCGGGACTCTGTTTAACCATATGTTTCAGCTTCATATTGTGAGTAAGATCTGcaacttcaagctccatcaatgTCAGAATTGGATTATTATTAAACTCGGTGTTCTCTTCATTTGGTATTTCTAATTGAGCCTAATTGGATTTCTCATGGTCGTTATTAAGCTCCTCACCGGAAATCTATTCATGGTCGTCAATATCTAATCTCACAGCTTCATCGTTGGTTCCTTATTGATCTTTTACATGATCTACTACAGGTGATATGAcattatttaattatatatattatatcatttttcttaatatatttgagtaaaaatcttatattttaagatatatgatacttaatatgCGTCAAAAATGTTCAATTACAGTTAAAATCAGAGTTGAGATGCAAAAGAAAGTGAACAggtgtaacactgtaaatttttaaataaaattttcatttttaaaatcacataaactcAATATCACATTTCCTAAAAACCACAAAgtgtataagttgtcaaaacacaaGTCAACAATGATTGATAAAATCCCAAAATCCTCAAAATCATTATCtctaactggtgtgtacaatcaagttggcGCCTGTAACGCCCGTATTTCAAGGCTAAGCATTGAtgcgatgatgtaatagtctaggtcaatcGTTGTAACCTagtttaaagtaataaagatgaattacttgaatattatgtgaattatatgattatatgattgtttgtaaagatataataaaaataagcgacaaaaataaaatgttagatgaacccaatatctatgaagaaagttgtagtggtcgtgacaaggattccggaggtataaagaatgccgaaatctgagttataacgaagaacttatgacccgtcgaagtttcgcaacaaaaccggcacgacactgcgtgacgtaaatagtgaatttacaatagaatactttttagccttagtaattcaaatgaaagttgtagtatacattaaaccgagagtgtgcataaaaagaacgcccaaatctgactttgtatgaggaagttatgatttttctaagatttggcatagaaatgcacaacccgaaattcgaattttagatcgatcggttTTTGGCCaatgcaacctaaatgagaattgaagatctcattaataggagctcaacaataaaaaagacagacgaaaacaaagTTTGTATGTGGAAGTTATAAATTTTACGCagtcatttaacagtataatcttctcatactgttaaatttaaaattgatcgagaattagccgacgaagtcaaaaggaaagttgcagaccttgtctttacctacgcatggatataaagaacatcaaaaacggagttcgtatgagaaagttatgaatttttaaagatttgaTGTTTTACCTGCTTTCGgggccacgtgtcagcaccagacttcgccttggagcctacgcaaggctcacgacgtgagcaccctTTTTCACGATGTGAATCGTCCTagacaacctataaatagaggcataAATCACCCCTAAAACTCACACATTTCATACTTTTTCTCTCCCCCAAAACCTCTCTTCCATTCCCTACTACTTCTTAAGTGCTAGTAGCGAGTTCCAGAGCACCCGAAAgctccaagaaaaagagtttttcggtttgaaactctgcccgtgcagagcccggttttcaagcaaaCCTCCCCGTTTCATCAAAGAAATTTATTTTAAGAAGCGATGTgttgtccgaatcacccccttatcaggtgagtgtatagtcattttcatcttacacatagatatgaagtattttatataaattacgtgttatgtgta
This window encodes:
- the LOC111896939 gene encoding glycosyltransferase BC10, with product MKLAKAWRLGMKDMQILPPPRHRGHQLKKPTWILVLISLVCMFLVVAYIYPPQTSSACYIFSSSGCETFSSWLPPPIREFSDDEIASRVVISSILNAPPIHSKNPKIAFMFLSPGSLPFEKLWDRFFQGHEGRFSIHVHASKEKPVHTSRYFINKEIRSGSVDWGKISMVDAEKRLLANALKDPDNQHFVLLSDSCVPLRDFDYVYNYLMYTNISFIDSFEDPGPHGSGRYSEHMLPEVEKKFFRKGAQWFTMKRQHAVIIMADYLYYAKFRDYCRPGMDGQRNCYSDEHYLPTFFHMHDPNGISNWSVTHVDWSEGKWHPKSYGEKDVSEQLLKNLTSITESVHVTSEERKETMIMPCLWNGMNRPCYLFARKFSAETLETMIDLFSNYTSSSLSSSSSSSKTGERDS